In Maridesulfovibrio sp., a single genomic region encodes these proteins:
- a CDS encoding mechanosensitive ion channel family protein: MHVFVRRFLLVFLVLLSLPAQASNIFPLEPPDTSSPRDTLHSFIYYTDELYKEAVAAHENVVLEKEYLQRAERCFDLSQVPPTLRSSVSTESVLRLREILDRIEMPPMEDVPDRHDVKAQNILVWRIPHTEITIGRVAEGPRMGAYLFTPETVDGLEGFYGEVKDIPYRADRGKDYTGLYEQYIYSSGWMIPDGFLGLLPSWMFKGYYGQAIWQWTGLVLIIALCAASLLLCFKWQRKRSLRRRKGGLRLGRIALPVYAIFLCVFIKYIAVDQIMITGDILAYLTILLGLCFSVSAGLAIIVAGDIIMRAIISSSKIREEALDADVIKLVCRLVSFALVFALFYKVGAYFGIPVTAIFASAGIAGVAVALAARETLANFFGGVSIFLDRPFRAGDYIVLSSGERGEVKAVGMRSTRILTRDDVMITIPNSVITNGKVVNQSMPYPSFRVRIQIGVAYGSDIDKVESVLLEIAASSSMVVQSPEPRVRFRSFGDSALNFELLCWAARPHDRGRLIHELNKAIYKRFNDENISIPFPQQDVYVHRVDK, encoded by the coding sequence ATGCATGTTTTTGTAAGACGATTTCTTCTTGTTTTTCTTGTCCTGCTGTCATTGCCGGCGCAGGCATCCAATATTTTTCCCCTTGAGCCGCCGGATACATCCAGCCCGCGCGATACTCTGCACAGTTTTATCTACTATACCGATGAACTCTATAAGGAAGCTGTTGCAGCCCATGAAAATGTGGTGCTGGAGAAGGAGTACCTGCAACGGGCAGAGCGATGTTTCGATTTGAGCCAGGTGCCTCCTACCCTGCGCAGCAGCGTAAGCACGGAGTCCGTGTTGCGGCTGCGGGAAATTCTGGATCGCATTGAAATGCCGCCCATGGAAGATGTCCCGGACAGGCATGATGTAAAAGCGCAGAACATATTGGTCTGGCGTATTCCGCATACCGAAATAACCATCGGCCGGGTTGCCGAGGGGCCCCGCATGGGTGCCTACCTGTTTACTCCGGAGACGGTGGACGGGCTGGAGGGGTTTTACGGAGAGGTTAAGGATATCCCCTACCGTGCGGACAGGGGGAAGGATTATACGGGGCTTTACGAGCAGTACATATATTCTTCCGGATGGATGATTCCGGACGGTTTTCTGGGGTTGCTGCCCTCCTGGATGTTTAAAGGATATTATGGACAGGCGATATGGCAGTGGACCGGGCTTGTCCTTATCATTGCCTTGTGTGCCGCCAGCCTGCTGTTGTGTTTCAAATGGCAGCGAAAGAGATCTCTACGGAGACGCAAGGGCGGGTTGAGGCTGGGCAGGATCGCCTTGCCTGTATATGCTATTTTTCTTTGCGTTTTTATCAAATATATAGCCGTAGACCAGATAATGATAACCGGGGATATACTTGCCTACCTCACAATTCTGCTCGGTCTGTGTTTCTCTGTTTCGGCCGGTTTGGCGATTATTGTTGCCGGTGACATCATCATGCGTGCAATCATATCCTCATCTAAGATTCGTGAAGAAGCGCTTGATGCGGATGTAATCAAACTGGTCTGCCGTCTTGTTTCCTTTGCGCTGGTGTTCGCGCTTTTTTACAAGGTCGGAGCCTATTTCGGCATTCCGGTGACAGCTATTTTCGCTTCCGCAGGTATTGCCGGTGTGGCCGTAGCGCTTGCCGCACGTGAGACCCTGGCCAACTTTTTCGGCGGGGTATCCATTTTTCTCGACCGTCCGTTCCGGGCCGGGGACTACATTGTGCTGAGCAGCGGTGAGCGCGGTGAAGTCAAGGCTGTCGGAATGCGCAGCACGAGAATACTTACCCGTGACGATGTGATGATCACCATCCCCAACTCGGTTATCACCAACGGAAAGGTTGTGAACCAGAGTATGCCGTACCCCTCGTTCCGGGTGCGGATTCAGATCGGGGTGGCCTACGGTTCGGATATCGACAAGGTTGAAAGTGTCCTGCTGGAAATTGCGGCGTCCAGTTCAATGGTTGTGCAGTCCCCAGAGCCCCGGGTGCGTTTCAGGTCTTTCGGGGATTCCGCGCTTAATTTTGAACTGCTTTGCTGGGCGGCCCGGCCCCATGACCGAGGTCGGCTGA